A section of the Pseudovibrio sp. M1P-2-3 genome encodes:
- the cbiE gene encoding precorrin-6y C5,15-methyltransferase (decarboxylating) subunit CbiE, translated as MSAQEPWLTIIGIGEDGWEGLAQRTKETLDDASVVYGGARHLSLIPDLRCEKKNWTSPFAKAVEELIAQRGKKTIVLATGDPMWFGVGSTLVKHFDASEFTILPHSSAFSLAASKMGWRLQDTECISLHGRPLDSLRRSLYPGARILALTSNGKTPEIIADLLVDEGYGESQLTVLEHLGGPSEKLTGSIAETYAHKATDLNTVAIHVSAVSNTPLRPNLAGLEDDTFRHDGKLTKREVRAVTLAKLMPVPHQLLWDVGAGCGSIAIEWLRAAKGTTAIGLEPNAKRLDMACVNAQNLGVPHLQLVDKQAPEALEDLPDPDAIFIGGGLTAPNQIEACYERLKPGGRLVANAVTLEGEQVLMSAWQRLGGELGRLNVSRISPVGSLSGWRPLMQVTQWNIRKK; from the coding sequence GACGATAATTGGCATAGGAGAAGATGGCTGGGAGGGCTTGGCACAGCGCACGAAAGAAACTCTGGACGACGCTTCGGTGGTTTACGGCGGGGCGCGGCACCTCTCGCTTATCCCGGATTTGCGGTGTGAGAAAAAAAACTGGACTTCCCCTTTTGCCAAGGCGGTTGAAGAGTTGATTGCGCAGCGGGGCAAGAAAACCATTGTTCTGGCAACCGGTGATCCTATGTGGTTTGGTGTTGGTTCTACATTGGTGAAGCACTTTGATGCGAGCGAGTTTACCATTTTGCCTCACAGCTCGGCGTTCTCGCTGGCAGCCAGCAAAATGGGTTGGCGCTTACAGGATACGGAATGTATCTCCCTGCATGGCCGTCCGCTGGATAGTCTGCGCCGCTCGCTCTATCCCGGTGCGCGTATTCTGGCACTCACCTCCAATGGCAAAACACCGGAGATTATTGCGGACCTTTTAGTTGATGAGGGCTATGGTGAGAGCCAACTGACGGTTCTTGAGCATCTTGGTGGCCCTTCAGAAAAACTCACCGGCAGTATTGCCGAGACCTATGCCCACAAAGCCACCGATTTGAACACTGTTGCCATTCATGTAAGCGCTGTCTCCAACACGCCTTTGAGACCAAACCTTGCCGGACTGGAGGATGATACTTTCCGCCATGATGGCAAGCTGACCAAGCGCGAGGTGCGAGCGGTTACTCTGGCAAAACTCATGCCGGTTCCCCATCAGCTCCTTTGGGATGTGGGGGCAGGATGCGGTTCCATTGCTATTGAGTGGCTTCGCGCTGCAAAAGGAACTACTGCCATCGGGCTGGAGCCCAACGCCAAGCGGCTGGACATGGCTTGTGTGAACGCACAAAACCTTGGTGTTCCCCATCTTCAACTCGTGGATAAACAGGCCCCTGAAGCGCTGGAGGACCTGCCGGATCCTGATGCCATTTTCATTGGTGGCGGCCTCACAGCACCCAATCAGATTGAGGCTTGCTATGAGCGCTTGAAACCCGGTGGGCGGTTGGTTGCCAATGCGGTGACTTTGGAAGGTGAGCAGGTTCTCATGAGTGCTTGGCAGCGCCTTGGTGGGGAGCTAGGCCGTCTTAACGTCTCGCGCATTTCACCTGTAGGTAGCCTATCTGGATGGCGGCCGTTGATGCAGGTGACACAATGGAATATTAGGAAAAAATGA
- the cobJ gene encoding precorrin-3B C(17)-methyltransferase, producing the protein MVASPAILVVNPVALPVARRIQTNLAGSLVHGFTKDGGQPNVGYDQHFSSVSERVQELFEAGTPIIGVCAAGILIRAVSPVLDDKMREPPMLAVSENGASVVPLLGGHHGANDLARELANFLEGHAAITTAGDTAFGLALDEPPLGWSLGNPEDAKSFMASSLAGKAIKVSGDIPWVKESGLTLSEQGELEIIASEKAQNGSGSKLVYHPKTHVVGVGCARGCALQELEELVIGALENAGIALGSVAAITSIDLKADERAINQLAQKLSLPFRVFSASELEEQTPRLANPSDVVFAEVSCHGVSEGSALAAVGGSGTLVLAKQKTKNATVAIARAPLPLNAEEFGRARGRLHVIGIGPGKESWRAPEASRWISEADEVVGYGLYLDLVSHLIAGKERHAFPLGAEEDRVRFALEQAAKGRKVALVCSGDSGIYAMGALVYELLDRSEDNGGVSDGARRVEVASAPGISAMVALSNLIGAPLGHDFCAISLSDLLTPWETIQQRLKGAAEGDFVIGFYNPVSKRRRTQLAYARDLLLQHRPKDTPVVLGSNIGRETQSIRITTLSELKVDDVDMLTTVMVGCSQSRQGGDGVSSNFVYTPRGYAKRIDAPRGEKKGNW; encoded by the coding sequence ATGGTCGCTTCCCCAGCAATTCTTGTCGTAAACCCCGTTGCGCTGCCCGTTGCCCGCAGGATCCAGACAAATCTGGCGGGAAGTCTGGTACACGGGTTCACCAAAGACGGCGGTCAGCCCAACGTGGGCTATGACCAACATTTTTCCAGTGTGAGTGAACGTGTTCAGGAGTTGTTTGAGGCAGGAACTCCGATCATCGGTGTGTGTGCGGCGGGCATATTGATCCGCGCCGTCAGTCCCGTTCTGGATGACAAAATGCGTGAGCCGCCAATGCTGGCTGTTTCTGAAAATGGCGCGAGCGTGGTGCCGCTTCTGGGTGGGCATCACGGGGCCAATGATTTGGCTCGTGAGCTGGCTAATTTTCTGGAAGGACATGCAGCAATAACGACAGCAGGTGATACGGCCTTCGGTCTGGCACTGGATGAGCCACCTCTCGGCTGGAGCCTTGGAAACCCGGAGGATGCCAAAAGCTTCATGGCATCAAGCCTTGCGGGCAAAGCGATAAAGGTGAGTGGGGACATTCCTTGGGTTAAAGAAAGCGGTTTGACACTTTCTGAGCAGGGCGAGCTGGAAATTATTGCCAGTGAAAAAGCTCAAAATGGTAGCGGCTCAAAGCTGGTTTATCATCCGAAAACCCATGTGGTGGGTGTAGGCTGTGCCCGTGGCTGCGCTCTGCAGGAATTGGAAGAGCTGGTGATCGGTGCCCTTGAAAATGCGGGCATTGCTTTAGGCAGCGTTGCCGCCATCACCAGTATTGACCTAAAAGCCGATGAAAGAGCCATCAACCAGCTTGCACAAAAGCTGAGTCTGCCGTTTCGGGTATTTTCAGCAAGTGAACTGGAAGAGCAAACTCCGCGCCTTGCAAACCCGTCTGATGTGGTGTTTGCGGAAGTCAGTTGTCATGGGGTGAGTGAAGGCTCTGCCCTTGCTGCTGTTGGCGGCTCTGGCACGCTTGTTCTGGCAAAGCAAAAGACGAAAAATGCCACCGTTGCCATTGCTAGGGCACCATTACCCTTGAATGCAGAAGAGTTTGGCCGCGCTCGTGGAAGATTGCATGTGATTGGCATTGGACCGGGTAAAGAAAGCTGGCGTGCCCCTGAGGCATCCCGATGGATCAGTGAAGCCGATGAGGTTGTGGGCTATGGTCTTTATCTAGATCTGGTTTCCCACCTAATTGCTGGCAAGGAGCGCCATGCTTTCCCGCTTGGTGCGGAGGAGGATCGGGTCCGTTTTGCACTTGAACAGGCAGCAAAGGGACGCAAAGTGGCGCTGGTTTGCTCTGGCGATTCTGGTATCTATGCCATGGGCGCGCTGGTTTATGAACTGCTGGACCGCTCTGAAGACAACGGCGGTGTGAGTGATGGCGCACGCCGTGTGGAAGTAGCTTCTGCTCCCGGTATATCTGCAATGGTTGCCTTGAGTAATCTGATCGGCGCACCGCTGGGTCATGACTTCTGCGCTATCTCTCTCTCTGACCTTCTCACCCCTTGGGAGACTATTCAGCAACGCCTCAAGGGAGCTGCGGAAGGGGATTTTGTGATCGGGTTTTATAATCCAGTTTCCAAACGCCGCCGCACACAGCTTGCCTATGCGCGGGATCTGCTTCTCCAGCATCGCCCAAAGGATACGCCGGTGGTGCTTGGTTCCAATATTGGGCGGGAAACCCAGTCTATCCGCATCACGACACTTTCAGAACTCAAGGTGGATGATGTGGACATGCTGACAACTGTCATGGTGGGCTGTTCCCAGTCCAGACAGGGCGGCGATGGTGTCTCCTCCAATTTTGTTTATACCCCCCGTGGCTATGCCAAGCGCATTGATGCGCCGCGCGGTGAAAAGAAGGGCAACTGGTAA
- the cobM gene encoding precorrin-4 C(11)-methyltransferase: MTVHFIGAGPGDPELITVRGLKLIEKCPVCLYAGSLVPEAIVKAAPDGAHVVDTAPLHLDEIIEEIKAAHEKGLDVARVHSGDPSIYGATAEQMRRLDALGIDYDVTPGVPAFAAAAAALKTELTIPEIAQSIIITRTAMQSSSMPEGEDLATLGQSGATLAIHLSVRNLGEIHRQLAPLYGEDCPVIVAYRVGWPDEAFIHGTLEDIRGKVRSSKITRTALIFVGPALKAGKEFRDSALYDPNCVHVLRPKAKEKSV; encoded by the coding sequence ATGACGGTTCATTTTATCGGAGCAGGTCCGGGAGATCCTGAGCTTATAACTGTTCGCGGTCTGAAGCTTATCGAAAAGTGCCCAGTTTGCCTTTATGCGGGCTCGCTTGTTCCCGAAGCAATTGTCAAAGCTGCACCGGATGGGGCGCATGTAGTGGACACTGCCCCGCTGCACCTTGATGAGATTATCGAGGAGATCAAAGCTGCCCACGAAAAGGGGCTGGACGTGGCACGGGTTCATTCGGGCGATCCTTCCATTTACGGGGCAACGGCTGAACAGATGCGCCGCCTTGATGCGTTGGGAATTGATTATGATGTGACCCCCGGTGTGCCTGCATTTGCTGCCGCCGCTGCGGCGCTTAAAACCGAGCTAACGATCCCTGAAATTGCCCAAAGCATCATCATCACTCGCACAGCAATGCAGTCTTCCAGCATGCCAGAGGGGGAGGACCTTGCAACGCTCGGGCAGTCTGGTGCTACACTGGCTATTCACTTGAGCGTGCGTAATCTCGGTGAAATCCACCGCCAGCTTGCCCCGCTCTACGGTGAGGATTGTCCGGTAATTGTGGCTTACCGTGTGGGCTGGCCTGATGAAGCGTTCATACATGGCACTTTGGAGGATATACGCGGCAAGGTCCGCTCGTCAAAGATTACCCGCACGGCCCTGATCTTTGTGGGACCTGCCCTTAAGGCAGGAAAAGAGTTCCGTGACAGCGCCCTTTATGATCCCAACTGCGTACATGTTCTGCGGCCTAAGGCAAAAGAGAAAAGCGTCTAA
- the cobI gene encoding precorrin-2 C(20)-methyltransferase — MTGTLYGIGLGPGDPELLTLKAHRLITNASTIAYPSAIDTPSFARSIAKDYIREGLREIPMPMPMKTDRFPAIEVYERAAKEIAEVLQTGEDVHVLCEGDPFLYGSFMYLYERLVDRFPCEIVPGVSSIMACGAALGRPTASRNDVLTVIPGPLENERIKDLLNASEATVIMKVGRHLPRLKALLKEIGLSESAGYVERASLPEMKVLPLSAVEDAKAPYFSMILIYRGSEAWSLPQQFLS, encoded by the coding sequence ATGACAGGCACACTTTACGGCATTGGACTTGGCCCCGGAGATCCGGAGTTGTTGACGCTTAAAGCCCACCGGCTCATTACAAATGCGAGCACGATCGCTTATCCATCGGCTATTGATACACCCAGCTTTGCCCGCTCCATTGCAAAGGACTACATTCGCGAGGGCCTGCGGGAAATTCCCATGCCCATGCCTATGAAAACGGACCGTTTTCCGGCCATTGAGGTTTATGAGCGGGCAGCAAAGGAAATTGCTGAAGTTTTACAAACGGGCGAGGACGTGCATGTGCTGTGCGAGGGCGACCCGTTTCTCTATGGCTCCTTTATGTATCTTTATGAACGCCTTGTGGATCGCTTTCCCTGCGAGATTGTACCAGGTGTTTCCTCCATTATGGCCTGCGGTGCCGCACTGGGGCGGCCCACTGCTTCGCGCAATGATGTCCTCACCGTTATTCCCGGCCCGCTTGAGAACGAGCGTATAAAGGATTTGCTTAATGCCAGTGAAGCGACGGTTATTATGAAAGTCGGCCGTCACTTGCCACGGCTCAAAGCGCTGCTGAAAGAGATAGGCCTGAGCGAAAGCGCCGGTTATGTGGAACGCGCTAGCCTGCCGGAAATGAAGGTTCTTCCGCTCTCTGCCGTTGAAGATGCCAAGGCACCATATTTTTCAATGATCTTAATTTATAGGGGGTCCGAAGCATGGTCGCTTCCCCAGCAATTCTTGTCGTAA
- a CDS encoding cobyrinate a,c-diamide synthase, with amino-acid sequence MTIARGLMIAAPSSGAGKTTVTLALLRALRNRGVSVSSAKSGPDYIDPVFHSKASGSPCINLDVWAMPDLLLASLATQQSSNKELLIIEAAMGLFDGAADGTGSAADLANKLSLPVVLVVDCSKQAQSVAALVHGFSSFRRRPKTVGIILNRVGSARHEHLLRRALAPLNIPVIGALYKSKELCVPERHLGLVQANEREDLEEFLETAGTLAAKQIELGSLTALARPVAVPALENKSLPDPHILPPFGQRIAIARDIAFAFCYPHLLDTWQAHGATLSFFSPLANEAPETGVDAVYLPGGYPELHGQQLAHAGNFKQGVHSAANNGTFIFGECGGYMTLGESLIDKNGETHEMLGLLPLETSFATRRLHIGYRKLKQISDPVSNASPLPWACDLSAHEFHYASIVREGEASRLFTASDAEDNALTDMGLRRGTIMGSFAHIISRRPSEV; translated from the coding sequence ATGACTATCGCGCGAGGCCTTATGATTGCGGCTCCCTCTTCCGGAGCTGGAAAAACAACAGTGACCCTCGCGCTGTTGCGCGCACTGCGAAACCGGGGCGTTTCCGTCTCCTCCGCTAAGTCAGGTCCAGATTATATCGATCCGGTTTTCCATTCAAAAGCAAGCGGGAGCCCATGCATAAATTTGGATGTCTGGGCAATGCCGGACCTCTTACTGGCCTCTCTAGCAACACAACAAAGTTCCAACAAAGAACTGCTTATTATTGAGGCTGCAATGGGACTTTTCGACGGCGCTGCCGATGGCACCGGCTCAGCCGCCGATCTGGCAAACAAACTAAGTCTTCCTGTTGTTTTGGTTGTCGACTGCTCAAAACAAGCTCAATCAGTAGCAGCCTTGGTCCATGGCTTTAGCAGTTTCCGCAGGAGACCGAAAACTGTCGGCATCATCCTCAACAGAGTTGGGTCTGCTCGCCACGAACACTTACTAAGACGTGCTCTGGCTCCACTCAATATTCCTGTTATAGGAGCCCTCTATAAATCAAAGGAGCTTTGTGTTCCGGAGCGCCACTTGGGGTTGGTGCAAGCCAATGAAAGAGAAGATCTGGAAGAGTTTCTTGAAACAGCAGGGACCCTTGCAGCAAAGCAAATTGAGCTTGGTTCTTTAACGGCACTGGCCCGTCCGGTTGCAGTTCCTGCTTTGGAGAACAAATCCCTACCAGATCCACATATTCTGCCCCCCTTTGGACAGCGTATCGCAATTGCAAGAGATATTGCTTTCGCCTTTTGCTACCCGCACCTACTAGATACCTGGCAAGCCCACGGAGCAACCTTGAGCTTTTTCTCCCCTCTTGCCAACGAAGCTCCGGAAACCGGCGTAGATGCCGTCTACCTGCCTGGTGGATACCCCGAGCTTCACGGCCAGCAACTGGCCCATGCAGGCAACTTTAAACAAGGAGTGCACAGCGCGGCAAATAATGGCACCTTTATTTTTGGCGAGTGCGGCGGTTACATGACCCTTGGTGAAAGTCTTATCGATAAAAACGGGGAAACCCACGAGATGCTGGGTCTTTTACCGTTGGAAACAAGCTTTGCAACACGCAGGTTGCACATTGGATACCGTAAGCTCAAACAGATCTCGGACCCTGTTAGTAACGCCAGTCCCTTACCGTGGGCCTGTGACCTTTCAGCCCACGAATTCCATTATGCCTCCATCGTCCGCGAGGGCGAAGCAAGTCGCCTGTTTACAGCAAGCGATGCGGAAGACAACGCTCTCACAGACATGGGCCTGCGGCGGGGAACCATTATGGGTTCCTTCGCCCACATCATTTCCAGACGACCTTCTGAGGTTTAG